The following are from one region of the Nicotiana tabacum cultivar K326 chromosome 3, ASM71507v2, whole genome shotgun sequence genome:
- the LOC142176024 gene encoding uncharacterized protein LOC142176024, with translation MQPWRTKEKALQLLRGHPANAYNKLPKYFYILEKTYPGSVVKLKKTTDECFLYAFVALCISISGWEYCRPVVVVDETFLKTTYRGIMLTASTMDAAGSYTLDEFNEMMSKIEEIYPRVKSYLYDIGYHRWSRVHATVNRTWTMTSNIAESLNAVTKEARELPIFDLLEYMRTLLERWREVIEGKWYFHIPWVRASTDHIHTVIDGVKRYIVCLESKKYSCGQFQLDELPCPHALAALRHRNETYENYCSPYYTRESLLRTYEISVNPLPDESKWNVPQHRSDEVVNPPTGEKK, from the exons ATGCAACCATGGAGGACAAAGGAAAAGGCTTTACAGTTATTGAGAGGTCATCCGGCTAACGCCTACaacaaattaccaaaatatttttatattcttgagaAGACGTATCCTGGTTCAGTTGTTAAATTGAAGAAGACAACAGATGAATGCTTCTTATATGCATTTGTTGCTCTTTGTATATCAATAAGTGGTTGGGAATATTGTAGACCAGTAGTAGTGGTTGATGAGACATTCTTAAAGACAACCTACAGGGGGATTATGCTGACAGCAAGCACAATGGATGCAGCAG GGTCATACACTctggatgaatttaatgaaaTGATGTCGAAGATTGAAGAGATATACCCGCGTGTTAAATCATACCTCTATGATATTGGCTATCATAGATGGTCAAGAGTACATGCAACGGTGAATAGAACTTGGACTATGACATCAAACATTGCCGAGTCGTTGAATGCTGTAACAAAAGAGGCAAGAGAGCTGCCAATATTTGACCTATTAGAGTATATGAGGACACTTCTTGAACGTTGGAGAGAAGTTATTGAAGGCAAATGGTACTTTCACATACCTTGG GTGAGAGCTTCAACAGATCATATCCATACTGTGATAGATGGTGTGAAGCGGTACATTGTGTGTCTTGAAAGCAAGAAATATAGTTGTGGCCAGTTCCAACTTGATGAACTTCCATGTCCGCATGCTTTGGCAGCTCTAAGGCACAGGAATGAAACTTATGAAAACTATTGCTCTCCATATTACACAAGGGAGAGCCTGCTGCGTACTTATGAAATATCAGTAAATCCCCTTCCCGATGAAAGCAAATGGAATGTGCCACAACATAGATCTGATGAAGTAGTAAATCCACCTACGGGAGAGAAAAAATAG
- the LOC107788099 gene encoding CBL-interacting serine/threonine-protein kinase 12 produces the protein MATTSSSSSSNSKKENQVLILGRYEIGKLLGHGTFAKVYLARNIKTNECVAIKVIDKEKILKVGLIAHIKREISILRRVRHPNIVQLYEVMATKAKIYFVMEYVKGGELFNKVAKGRLKEEVARKYFQQLISAVAFCHARGVYHRDLKPENILLDEDGNVKVSDFGLSAISEQIKQDGLFHTFCGTPAYVAPEVLGRKGYDGAKVDIWSCGVILFVLMAGYLPFHDQNVMAMYKKIYKGEFRCPRWFSSELARFLTRLLDTNPERRITIPEIMNNRWFKKGFKHVKFYIEDDKLCSINDDVDDKEGVDSSSELSESESEMEIRRKPPSLPRPASLNAFDIISFSRSFDLSGLFDDGEDGGRFISGAPVPKIISKLEEIAKVVSFAVRKKDCRVSLEGSKEGAKGPLTIAAEIFELTPSLRVVEVKKKAGDRVEYEEFYHKELKPGLQNLTREVDGPVDSSHLPSDTE, from the coding sequence ATGGCCACCACCAGCAGCAGCTCCAGTAGCAACAGCAAGAAGGAAAATCAAGTTCTTATATTGGGTCGGTACGAAATTGGGAAATTACTAGGCCACGGTACATTTGCAAAAGTGTACCTTGCTAGGAACATCAAAACCAACGAGTGCGTAGCCATAAAGGTGATTGATAAAGAAAAAATCCTCAAAGTAGGACTAATTGCCCACATAAAACGCGAGATCTCGATCCTGAGAAGAGTTAGGCATCCAAACATTGTTCAATTATACGAAGTTATGGCAACCAAAGCCAAAATCTATTTCGTGATGGAGTATGTGAAAGGTGGAGAGTTATTCAATAAGGTTGCTAAAGGCAGGCTTAAAGAAGAAGTTGCTCGAAAATATTTCCAGCAATTAATTTCAGCAGTGGCATTTTGTCACGCCCGTGGGGTGTACCATAGAGACTTAAAGCCAGAAAATATATTATTAGATGAAGATGGGAATGTTAAAGTGTCTGATTTCGGTCTAAGTGCTATTTCTGAACAGATAAAGCAAGACGGGTTGTTCCATACTTTCTGTGGTACCCCTGCTTATGTTGCACCTGAGGTTTTGGGTAGGAAAGGATATGATGGGGCTAAAGTTGATATTTGGTCATGTGGGGTCATACTTTTTGTGTTAATGGCAGGGTACTTACCATTTCATGACCAGAATGTTATGGCTATGTATAAGAAGATTTACAAAGGTGAATTTAGATGTCCTAGATGGTTTTCCTCTGAATTGGCTCGTTTCTTAACTCGACTTCTTGATACAAATCCTGAAAGGCGGATCACAATTCCGGAGATAATGAACAATAGGTGGTTCAAAAAGGGGTTTAAACATGTGAAATTTTATATAGAGGATGACAAGTTATGTAGCATAAATGATGATGTGGATGATAAAGAAGGAGTTGATTCTTCGTCTGAGCTGTCAGAGTCAGAGTCTGAAATGGAGATAAGAAGGAAGCCGCCTAGTTTGCCTAGGCCTGCTAGTTTGAATGCATTTGATATCATTTCATTTTCGCGTAGTTTTGACTTGTCTGGTTTGTTTGATGATGGAGAGGATGGAGGGAGGTTTATATCGGGGGCTCCGGTGCCTAAGATCATAAGTAAATTAGAAGAAATTGCTAAAGTTGTGAGCTTTGCAGTGAGGAAGAAGGATTGTAGAGTGAGTTTGGAGGGGTCTAAGGAGGGTGCAAAGGGACCTTTGACTATTGCAGCTGAGATATTTGAGTTGACACCATCTTTGAGAGTTGTTGAGGTGAAGAAGAAAGCAGGAGACAGAGTGGAGTACGAGGAGTTTTACCATAAGGAATTGAAGCCTGGGTTACAAAATCTGACGCGTGAAGTTGACGGTCCTGTCGATTCATCGCATTTGCCTTCAGATACTGagtag